Within the Paludisphaera rhizosphaerae genome, the region CCGACGGTCGCCGAGGCCGGGGATTACGCCCTCCGCGACGGCGACTCGGTCGTCCTTCTGGGCGACAGCATCACGGCCGCCCGGACGTGGGGGCGGATCGTGGAGAACTACACGCTGCTCCGCTTTCCCGAGCGCCGGGTCCACTTCCACAACGCGGCCTGGGGCGGCGACACGGCAGCCGGCGGGCTCGCGCGTATGGATCGCGACGTTCTGGCGTACAAGCCGACGGTCCTGATCGTCGCCTACGGGGTCAACGACATCGGCTGGGGGACGAAGGCCGACGACGCCCACAAGCAAGCGTATCTTGACGGAATCCGCGGGATCGTTGAGAAGGCCAGGGCCCAGGGCTGCCGCGTCTACATCGGCTCCGCCGCCGCTACCGCCGAGGATCCGGACAAGGCTGAGCACGGTTACCTCCAGACCATGTGCGACGAAGGGATGGCCCTGGCCCGTTCGCTGGGCGAGCACTCCATCGACATCCAGCGCGGCATGCGCGCCGTCCAGCGCCGGATGGTCGAGGCCAACGCGAAGGAGAAGCCCAGGGAGCCGCACTCGCTCCACGTTTCCGACGGCGTCCACCTCAACGACCTCGGCCAGTTGGCGATGGCCTTCGCGGTCCTGGACGGCCTCGACGCCCCCGCCGAGGTGTCTTCAGTCGCCGTCGACGCGAACAGCCCGGCCCTCGCGACGGCCGACGGCTGCAAGGTCTCCAATCTGAAGGGGAACGCGACACGCCTGGAGTTCGACCGTCTCGACGCCGGCCTGCCGCTCAACCTGGGCCTCTTCGGCGCGTTGCAGTACCGCTTCATCCCGGTGGGCGACCGCTTGAATCGATATATGCTGACGGTTCGAAACCTCCCCGAAGGCGAATACACCGTCACCGCCGACGGTCGAGGCCTGGGGAAGTGGCCCGCGAAACGGCTGGCCGAGGGCGTGAACATCGCCTCCGCCACGGCCAACGGCTGGGAGCCCGGCGGCCCCTGGGAGGCCGCCGCCTGGTCGCTCGCCGAACTCACCCAGGCCCGCGTGAAGCTCACCCAGTACCTCCTCGAACTGGCCCGCAACCTGCCGGATTCCCCCGTCCTCGCCGACCTCCAGGCCCAAACCCGCGACGCCGACCGCCGCATCGAAGACATCCAGCACACCCTCGTTTCACCCAGGCCGTTCCACTTCGTCGTCGAACGCGCGGAGCCGGCGAAATGAGCGAGGGTTTATGTGATCGCGAAATCGCCCTCGCTGCCGAGGTCCTCGCCGCGGCCGACGCCCTTCTGATCACAGCGGGGGCGGGGATGGGGGTGGACAGCGGGTTGCCGGACTTTCGCGGTCGCGAGGGGTTCTGGCGGGCCTATCCTCCTTACGCGAAGCTCGGGCTGGACTTCGCCCAGTTGGCCTCGCCGCGGTGGTTTCGCGAGGATCCGACGCTGGCCTGGGGTTTCTACGGGCATCGGCTGGGGCTCTATCGCGAGACCTTGCCGCACGGAGGGTTCGCGATCCTGAAGCGGTGGGGCGAACGGATGCCGAAGGGCTGGTTCGTTTATACGTCCAACGTGGACGGCCAGTTCCAGCGCGCGGGGTTCGACGCCGACCGCATCCTCGAGGTCCACGGTTCGATCCACCATCTGCAATGCACCGTCGAATGCGGCGCCGGCATCTTCCCGGCCGAGGGGCAGGGGGTGGAGATCGACCCGGCGACGATGCGAGCCGTCGGCCGGCTGCCGCAGTGTACCCAGTGTGGGGCCATGGCCCGGCCCAACATCCTGATGTTCGGCGACGGCGGCTGGGACGACGCCGCGAGCGAGGCGCAGGCCCGCCGGTATCGCGACTGGATCCGGTCGCTGGGCGAATGCCGGCTGGTCGTCGTCGAATGCGGCGCGGGGACCGCCGTTCCCACCATCCGCATGCTCGGCGACCGCCTGGCGAACGCCGGAGTGCCGCTCGTTCGGATCAACGTCCGCGAGCCCGCGGGGCCGCGCGGGACGATCTCCATCGCCGCCGGGGCGCTTGATTCCCTGGCGGCGATCGACGCAATCATCAACGAGTGATCGCCCAGGCAAGTCATGGTTTCTTGAAAGACTCGTTCATGATCTCCACGAGTTCGTCGTGGAGCAGGCCATTGGAGGCGAGGACGCTGGTTTTGGCCAGGGGGAGAGGGTCGCCGTGGCAGGTGGTGACGCGGCCGCCCGCCTCCTCGACGAACAGTCGGCCGGCGGCGAAGTCCCAGGGCGCCAGCTCGTACTCGAAGAACGCGCCGAAGGCCCCCGTGCCGACGAGCCCCAGGTCGAGCGTCGCCGCGCCGAGGCGACGGAGACCGTGGCTCTTGCGGTGGAGGATCTCGCGGCAGGCGTCCAGAGTGGCCTCCATCATGGCGCCGCGATCGTAGAAGTAGCCGAAGGCGACGAGCGACTCGTCCAGCCGGGCGGTGGGGGAGACCTTCGCCCGCTTCCCCTTGCGCCAGGCGCCGCCGCCCCGGACG harbors:
- a CDS encoding SGNH/GDSL hydrolase family protein, with translation MRPRIWALTASLLMLAPTVAEAGDYALRDGDSVVLLGDSITAARTWGRIVENYTLLRFPERRVHFHNAAWGGDTAAGGLARMDRDVLAYKPTVLIVAYGVNDIGWGTKADDAHKQAYLDGIRGIVEKARAQGCRVYIGSAAATAEDPDKAEHGYLQTMCDEGMALARSLGEHSIDIQRGMRAVQRRMVEANAKEKPREPHSLHVSDGVHLNDLGQLAMAFAVLDGLDAPAEVSSVAVDANSPALATADGCKVSNLKGNATRLEFDRLDAGLPLNLGLFGALQYRFIPVGDRLNRYMLTVRNLPEGEYTVTADGRGLGKWPAKRLAEGVNIASATANGWEPGGPWEAAAWSLAELTQARVKLTQYLLELARNLPDSPVLADLQAQTRDADRRIEDIQHTLVSPRPFHFVVERAEPAK
- a CDS encoding SIR2 family NAD-dependent protein deacylase, with the protein product MSEGLCDREIALAAEVLAAADALLITAGAGMGVDSGLPDFRGREGFWRAYPPYAKLGLDFAQLASPRWFREDPTLAWGFYGHRLGLYRETLPHGGFAILKRWGERMPKGWFVYTSNVDGQFQRAGFDADRILEVHGSIHHLQCTVECGAGIFPAEGQGVEIDPATMRAVGRLPQCTQCGAMARPNILMFGDGGWDDAASEAQARRYRDWIRSLGECRLVVVECGAGTAVPTIRMLGDRLANAGVPLVRINVREPAGPRGTISIAAGALDSLAAIDAIINE
- a CDS encoding inositol monophosphatase family protein, which gives rise to MDRWKAELETALAAAKVGGGIAAGYFEAGLAADVKNAEGEGSFNIVTKADVEAERAIVDVIKRAFPGHAIYGEEGQGDVEGAAAVLSSEDVWIIDPVDGTSNFFHGVPHFGISVAYYHKGEATVGVVGSPLHDDWYSAVRGGGAWRKGKRAKVSPTARLDESLVAFGYFYDRGAMMEATLDACREILHRKSHGLRRLGAATLDLGLVGTGAFGAFFEYELAPWDFAAGRLFVEEAGGRVTTCHGDPLPLAKTSVLASNGLLHDELVEIMNESFKKP